In a genomic window of Methylobacter sp. YRD-M1:
- the ppsA gene encoding phosphoenolpyruvate synthase: protein MSEQTNYIRWFNELTIDDVPLVGGKNASLGEMYRELTPQGIKIPNGFAITAEAYRYVLDQADAWRSLHEALDDLDPDNVADLAKRARKAREIIYGAPLPEDLESQILNAFAQLQQEYGEDLSVAVRSSATAEDLPTASFAGQQDTYLNIRGEQALLEACKRCFASLFTDRAIHYRIDQGFDHFKLALSIGVMKMVRSDLDASGVMFSLDTESGFSDVVFITGSYGLGENVVQGAVDPDEFYVHKPTFEQGHRVVLRRMLGAKKIKMVYSEGRTRESTRNIMTSAQEREHFCINDQDVLTLADYAIKIEKHYSAKAGQARPMDMEWAKDGIDGQLYIVQARPETVVSQKRGMVLEQYALKQKANPIVTGHSVGAKIAVGNARVIEKLEQLSEFNPGDVLVADITTPDWEPVMKIASAIVTNRGGRTCHAAIIARELGVPAVIGCDNATVAIKDGMLVTVSCAEGDIGKIYEGRLDFEITSTDLSGLQRPQTKIMLNIGNPELAFKTSFLPNDGVGLARMEFIITEYIKAHPMALLHPDKVQDSGEREQLKQLIGPYDTGEEFFIQQLSEGVGTIAAAFYPKPVVVRMSDFKTNEYATLLGGRWFEFDEANPMIGFRGASRYTHPAYVEGFALECAAMKRVRDEMGLTNVILMIPFCRRVQEAQRVLEYMAQLGLKRGENGLKIYVMCEIPNNVIQLDAFAEHFDGFSIGSNDLTQLTLGVDRDSEIVAADFDERDPGVKEMIRLAVEGARRTGSHSGLCGQAPSDYPEMAEFLVEIGIDSMSLNPDTVLKITQRVLETEQRLGKR, encoded by the coding sequence ATGTCTGAACAAACAAACTACATCCGCTGGTTTAACGAATTAACTATAGATGACGTGCCTCTCGTCGGCGGCAAAAATGCATCATTGGGCGAGATGTATCGCGAATTGACGCCGCAAGGCATCAAGATTCCCAACGGTTTTGCCATTACGGCGGAGGCTTATCGTTATGTGCTGGATCAGGCCGATGCCTGGCGGTCTCTCCATGAAGCATTGGATGATCTTGATCCGGATAACGTCGCCGATCTTGCCAAACGGGCGCGCAAGGCGCGTGAAATCATTTATGGCGCGCCTTTGCCAGAAGATCTTGAAAGTCAGATTTTGAATGCATTCGCTCAATTGCAGCAGGAATATGGCGAGGATTTGAGCGTTGCGGTACGCAGCTCGGCAACGGCCGAGGATTTGCCGACCGCCAGTTTCGCCGGGCAACAGGACACCTATCTGAATATACGCGGAGAGCAGGCTTTATTGGAGGCCTGCAAGCGCTGCTTCGCAAGCCTGTTTACCGACCGGGCCATTCATTACCGGATAGACCAGGGCTTCGATCATTTCAAGCTGGCGCTGTCGATAGGCGTCATGAAAATGGTGCGATCCGACCTGGATGCCAGCGGCGTCATGTTTTCGTTGGATACCGAATCGGGTTTCAGCGATGTGGTCTTCATTACCGGCTCTTACGGGCTGGGTGAAAATGTCGTGCAGGGCGCAGTGGATCCGGACGAGTTTTATGTGCATAAGCCGACTTTCGAACAAGGGCATCGGGTCGTACTAAGACGCATGCTCGGGGCGAAAAAAATCAAGATGGTTTATAGCGAAGGCCGAACGCGTGAATCGACGCGCAACATAATGACATCGGCCCAGGAGCGCGAACATTTTTGCATCAATGATCAGGACGTTCTGACGCTGGCCGATTACGCCATCAAAATAGAGAAACACTACAGCGCCAAGGCCGGACAGGCTCGGCCCATGGATATGGAGTGGGCCAAAGATGGTATCGACGGCCAATTGTATATTGTCCAGGCCCGCCCTGAGACCGTGGTGTCGCAAAAGCGGGGTATGGTGCTGGAGCAATATGCGCTTAAGCAGAAAGCCAATCCGATTGTTACGGGACATTCGGTAGGCGCCAAGATTGCCGTCGGCAACGCGCGCGTTATCGAGAAACTCGAGCAGTTGTCCGAATTCAATCCCGGCGATGTGTTGGTAGCGGACATCACCACGCCCGATTGGGAGCCTGTCATGAAAATTGCCTCGGCGATAGTGACCAACCGCGGCGGACGCACATGCCATGCGGCGATTATCGCGCGGGAACTGGGCGTGCCGGCTGTGATCGGTTGCGATAATGCCACGGTTGCTATCAAAGACGGCATGCTCGTGACCGTATCCTGCGCTGAGGGCGATATCGGCAAAATTTATGAGGGCCGGCTTGATTTCGAGATAACCAGCACCGACCTGTCCGGTTTGCAGCGGCCGCAAACCAAAATCATGCTGAATATCGGCAATCCAGAGCTGGCTTTCAAGACCAGTTTCCTGCCTAACGATGGCGTCGGCCTGGCGCGCATGGAATTCATCATTACTGAATATATCAAAGCGCATCCGATGGCGCTGTTGCATCCTGACAAAGTTCAGGATTCGGGCGAGCGCGAGCAGCTCAAGCAGTTAATTGGGCCTTATGATACAGGCGAAGAGTTTTTTATCCAGCAACTGTCGGAAGGGGTGGGCACGATTGCGGCAGCGTTCTATCCAAAGCCCGTCGTCGTGCGCATGTCGGATTTCAAGACCAACGAATACGCTACCTTACTGGGCGGGCGCTGGTTTGAATTCGATGAAGCCAATCCGATGATCGGTTTCCGGGGAGCTTCACGTTATACGCATCCGGCCTATGTCGAAGGCTTTGCGCTGGAATGCGCGGCCATGAAGCGCGTGCGCGACGAGATGGGGCTCACCAACGTCATCCTGATGATTCCGTTCTGCCGGCGCGTGCAGGAGGCTCAGCGCGTACTCGAATATATGGCGCAGCTCGGACTGAAGCGCGGCGAGAATGGCCTCAAAATCTACGTGATGTGCGAGATTCCCAATAACGTCATCCAGCTTGATGCCTTTGCCGAGCACTTTGACGGTTTTTCCATAGGATCGAACGATCTGACCCAGCTTACCTTGGGCGTGGACCGCGATTCGGAAATTGTCGCAGCGGATTTTGACGAACGCGACCCCGGCGTAAAAGAGATGATTCGCCTGGCTGTTGAAGGCGCGCGGCGAACCGGAAGTCATTCCGGCCTTTGCGGCCAGGCACCTTCGGACTATCCCGAAATGGCCGAATTTCTGGTGGAAATCGGGATCGATTCGATGAGCCTGAATCCTGATACCGTGCTCAAAATCACGCAACGGGTGCTGGAAACCGAGCAGCGGCTCGGCAAACGTTAA
- the queG gene encoding tRNA epoxyqueuosine(34) reductase QueG, with the protein MDTTSAEKMAALARQIKQWGQELGFQQVGITDTDLTDAETRLQNWLADNFHGDMDYMQRHGAKRSRPALLQPGTVRVISVRMDYLPEPAEALHEALEDPCSAYISRYALGRDYHKVLRNRLQKLADKIQQDYGPFGYRAFVDSAPVLEKALAEKAGLGWIGKHSNLINSKAGSWFFLGEIYTDLPLPADSKAAAHCGSCSACMAVCPTQAIVSPYRVDARRCISYLTIELHGSIPEQFRPLIGNRIYGCDDCQLICPWNRFAKLTGEKDFHPRHRLNTQQLLTVFAWSEEEFLAKTEGSAIRRIGHERWLRNIAVALGNAPASQLVIDALKAMLSHPSDMVREHVRWALDRQMDRLSSD; encoded by the coding sequence ATGGACACAACCAGCGCTGAAAAAATGGCTGCCCTCGCCCGGCAAATCAAGCAATGGGGGCAAGAACTGGGGTTCCAGCAGGTAGGCATTACCGACACCGATTTAACGGACGCGGAAACCCGTCTGCAAAACTGGCTCGCCGATAACTTTCATGGCGACATGGATTATATGCAGCGCCACGGCGCCAAGCGCAGCAGGCCTGCCTTATTGCAGCCGGGAACCGTCAGGGTGATTTCTGTGCGCATGGATTATCTGCCTGAACCGGCTGAAGCCCTACATGAAGCGCTTGAAGATCCTTGTTCAGCCTACATTTCGCGTTATGCGCTCGGCCGTGATTATCACAAAGTACTGCGCAACCGCTTGCAGAAACTGGCCGACAAAATTCAACAGGACTATGGCCCGTTCGGCTACCGGGCTTTCGTCGACAGCGCCCCGGTCCTGGAAAAAGCACTGGCCGAAAAAGCGGGGCTGGGCTGGATAGGCAAGCATTCGAACCTGATCAACAGCAAGGCGGGATCGTGGTTTTTCCTCGGGGAAATTTATACCGATCTGCCGCTGCCGGCCGACTCCAAGGCTGCAGCGCATTGCGGCAGTTGCTCGGCCTGCATGGCCGTCTGTCCTACGCAGGCGATTGTCTCGCCCTATCGGGTGGACGCCAGACGCTGCATATCCTATCTGACGATTGAACTGCACGGCTCGATTCCCGAACAGTTCAGGCCGCTGATCGGCAACCGTATTTACGGTTGCGACGATTGTCAGCTGATCTGTCCGTGGAACCGTTTTGCCAAACTAACCGGTGAAAAGGATTTTCATCCCCGGCATCGGTTGAATACCCAGCAATTGCTCACTGTCTTTGCCTGGAGCGAGGAAGAATTCCTGGCCAAAACGGAAGGCTCAGCCATACGCCGGATAGGCCATGAGCGCTGGCTGAGAAACATCGCCGTTGCTTTGGGCAATGCGCCGGCCTCGCAGCTTGTCATCGATGCCTTAAAGGCCATGCTCTCTCATCCTTCGGACATGGTGAGAGAGCATGTTCGGTGGGCTTTGGACAGACAAATGGACCGGTTATCGAGCGATTAA
- a CDS encoding NAD(P)H-hydrate dehydratase, with product MHKLPIKLYRAAQVRELDRITIQERGISGFELMSRAGYAVFQCLRNKWPYARSAAVFCGSGNNAGDGYIIARLAREAGLSVTVYSVSDPEKLTGDALTAYRKFAEAKGTVVPFQSDLDIETDVTVDALLGTGLDRPVTGAYAEAIAFINNNQKHVIAVDIPSGLNADTGNIMACAVKAECTVSFIGLKQGLFTGQAADYCGEIFYASLAVPDDVFEAVPSRTVRVIKTRLPNRDSYSHKGNYGHVLIIGGDLGYSGAVRMAGEAALRVGSGLVSIATRPEHAGLMNLNRPELMCHGVKNAGQLLALLEKADVVIIGPGLGQSDWASDLFSAAVNSPKPLVIDADGLNLLARAPFVKPNWILTPHPGEAGRLLQCSTAEVQQDRFASAAAVQAKFGGVAILKGSGTLIASDHELAVSTSGNPGMASGGMGDVLSGVIAGLLAQGLALKDAAQQGVHIHGLAADLAVEKDGERGLLASDLMGPLRQLVNS from the coding sequence ATGCATAAATTACCAATAAAACTCTATAGGGCGGCGCAAGTCAGGGAACTTGATCGGATCACCATTCAGGAACGCGGTATTTCCGGCTTCGAATTAATGAGCAGGGCCGGGTACGCCGTATTTCAATGCCTTCGCAACAAATGGCCTTATGCACGGTCTGCGGCGGTTTTTTGCGGCTCCGGCAATAACGCGGGCGATGGCTATATCATTGCCAGACTGGCGCGGGAAGCCGGGCTCAGCGTGACCGTTTACTCTGTGTCGGATCCGGAGAAGCTCACAGGGGACGCCCTGACAGCCTACCGGAAATTCGCCGAGGCCAAGGGAACGGTGGTTCCATTTCAGTCCGATCTGGACATCGAGACCGATGTAACTGTAGACGCGCTCTTGGGTACCGGACTGGACAGGCCGGTAACAGGCGCTTATGCAGAAGCCATCGCATTCATCAATAATAATCAAAAACATGTTATCGCCGTCGATATTCCTTCGGGCCTGAATGCTGACACCGGCAATATTATGGCCTGTGCCGTAAAAGCGGAATGTACGGTTTCTTTCATCGGCTTGAAGCAGGGCTTGTTTACCGGACAGGCGGCCGACTATTGCGGTGAGATCTTTTATGCATCCCTGGCGGTGCCTGATGATGTGTTTGAAGCGGTGCCGTCAAGGACGGTTCGAGTCATTAAAACACGCCTGCCCAATCGTGATAGCTATTCGCATAAGGGTAATTACGGCCATGTGCTGATAATCGGCGGCGATCTGGGATATTCCGGAGCCGTCAGAATGGCCGGCGAGGCGGCCTTGCGCGTCGGTTCTGGGCTGGTCAGCATCGCAACGCGGCCTGAGCATGCCGGACTCATGAATTTGAACAGGCCGGAGCTGATGTGTCATGGCGTGAAAAATGCCGGGCAACTGCTCGCATTGCTGGAAAAGGCCGATGTCGTCATTATAGGGCCGGGGCTGGGGCAAAGCGACTGGGCCAGTGATCTGTTCAGCGCTGCAGTGAATTCCCCAAAACCGTTGGTTATCGATGCCGATGGCCTGAATCTGCTGGCCCGAGCGCCTTTTGTAAAGCCCAACTGGATTTTGACGCCGCATCCCGGCGAAGCCGGGCGCTTATTGCAGTGTTCTACAGCCGAGGTGCAACAGGACAGATTTGCCTCGGCCGCGGCAGTTCAGGCCAAATTCGGCGGTGTCGCCATTCTGAAAGGTTCCGGCACTTTGATCGCTTCAGATCATGAATTGGCCGTTTCGACCTCGGGAAATCCGGGCATGGCTTCGGGCGGCATGGGCGATGTGCTCTCCGGCGTGATTGCAGGATTGCTGGCTCAGGGCTTGGCGTTGAAGGACGCGGCTCAGCAAGGCGTTCATATCCACGGCCTGGCGGCCGATCTGGCAGTGGAAAAAGACGGAGAAAGAGGTTTGTTGGCCAGTGACCTAATGGGGCCTCTCAGGCAATTGGTAAATTCATGA
- the tsaE gene encoding tRNA (adenosine(37)-N6)-threonylcarbamoyltransferase complex ATPase subunit type 1 TsaE, which yields MKQHLSNTEETEQFGARLWGLLPTKCLVFLHGDLGAGKTTLVRGFLRAAGFSGAVKSPTYTLVEEYALADRQVFHFDLYRVADPEELEWIGIRDYFDQDAVCFIEWPGMGKGFLPEPDVVITLTPENTGRSLELKIIKNSL from the coding sequence ATGAAACAACATTTAAGCAATACTGAAGAGACAGAACAGTTCGGCGCGCGATTATGGGGGTTATTGCCGACGAAATGTCTGGTTTTTTTACATGGTGATTTAGGGGCGGGAAAAACCACTTTGGTCAGGGGCTTTCTGCGCGCGGCGGGTTTCTCCGGTGCGGTCAAGAGCCCTACCTATACGCTGGTGGAAGAATATGCCTTAGCCGATAGACAAGTATTTCATTTCGATTTGTACCGGGTTGCCGATCCCGAAGAGCTGGAATGGATAGGCATCAGGGACTACTTCGATCAGGATGCCGTGTGTTTTATCGAATGGCCTGGGATGGGCAAGGGCTTCCTCCCGGAACCGGATGTGGTCATCACATTGACTCCGGAAAACACCGGCCGTTCTCTGGAACTCAAAATCATCAAAAACAGTCTATAG
- a CDS encoding N-acetylmuramoyl-L-alanine amidase, with protein sequence MKNYWKVLSIAGLQLLSVAGYAQQISVNSLNYISGPDQARMVFDLTSAPKYRIFQLENPSRLVIDILDVHLGQALSQPPASHPLFYRVRTALRNEKDLRVVFDLKRQIDPKSFKDGSHLVVELVDKGPASNAAKPATTPSVASKTAEPKTVVGKADMAKPVEPKPVIKKAVEDKPAQLIKVANRSSKTKMAAHKNKGIVIAIDAGHGGKDIGAQGYSGTQEKDVVFSIARRLKTLIDRQPGMTAVMVRNGDYFVNLRERMKIARAAKADLFISIHADAFDDPSVKGASVFTLSQKGASSEAARWLANSENASDLVGGVKLHDKDDVLASVLLDLSQTATQDASVDLAANVLENFGKIGELHHDAVQKAGFMVLKSPDIPSILVETAYISNPSEEQKLRSSAHQSKMAMAIFKGIVSYFSQQHTPINTHMAEADTELSM encoded by the coding sequence ATGAAAAATTACTGGAAGGTCTTATCTATCGCCGGGTTACAGCTACTGTCTGTAGCCGGTTATGCACAGCAAATCAGCGTCAATTCATTGAATTATATTTCCGGTCCCGATCAGGCGCGCATGGTGTTTGATTTGACCTCCGCCCCTAAATACCGAATTTTTCAGCTCGAAAATCCGTCGCGGTTAGTAATTGATATCCTGGATGTTCATTTAGGGCAGGCACTGAGCCAGCCTCCTGCATCACACCCGTTGTTTTACCGGGTGCGCACGGCGCTCAGAAACGAGAAAGATTTAAGAGTCGTTTTTGATTTAAAAAGACAGATCGATCCCAAAAGTTTTAAGGACGGCTCACATTTGGTTGTTGAACTGGTCGATAAAGGGCCGGCTTCCAATGCGGCCAAGCCCGCCACAACCCCATCCGTTGCCAGCAAAACCGCTGAACCCAAAACAGTTGTTGGCAAAGCCGATATGGCTAAACCGGTCGAGCCGAAACCGGTCATTAAGAAAGCCGTTGAAGATAAGCCTGCCCAGCTGATAAAAGTCGCGAACAGGTCGTCCAAAACAAAGATGGCTGCCCATAAAAACAAGGGCATTGTCATTGCCATAGATGCCGGACATGGCGGCAAAGATATTGGTGCTCAAGGATATAGCGGCACCCAGGAGAAGGACGTGGTCTTTTCGATTGCCCGCCGCCTGAAAACATTGATCGACAGACAGCCGGGCATGACCGCGGTCATGGTGCGCAACGGCGACTATTTCGTCAATCTGCGCGAAAGAATGAAAATCGCCCGCGCGGCTAAAGCTGACCTGTTTATTTCCATACATGCCGATGCCTTTGATGACCCTAGCGTTAAAGGCGCTTCAGTATTCACCTTGTCGCAGAAAGGCGCATCCAGCGAAGCCGCGCGCTGGCTGGCCAACAGCGAGAATGCCTCCGATCTGGTGGGCGGCGTCAAACTTCATGACAAAGACGATGTTTTGGCTTCGGTATTGCTGGATTTGTCTCAGACTGCCACACAAGACGCGAGCGTGGACCTGGCGGCCAATGTACTGGAGAATTTCGGAAAAATTGGCGAGCTGCATCATGATGCGGTGCAGAAGGCCGGATTCATGGTGCTGAAATCGCCCGATATCCCGTCCATTCTGGTTGAAACCGCCTATATCTCGAATCCGTCGGAAGAACAGAAATTACGCAGCAGCGCGCATCAATCGAAGATGGCGATGGCTATTTTTAAAGGAATCGTGAGCTATTTCAGTCAACAGCATACACCGATCAATACGCATATGGCTGAAGCTGATACTGAGTTAAGCATGTAA
- the mutL gene encoding DNA mismatch repair endonuclease MutL: MRIHSLPTQLVNQIAAGEVVERPSSVVKELVENCFDAGARQISIDIEQGGARLIKIRDDGCGIVKEDLPLALSRHATSKIATLEDLEHVISMGFRGEALPSISSVARLTLISRTAGADCAWRVNADGSERDFDPQPDPHPEGTTVEVRDLFYNTPARRKFLKAEKTEFAHIETLVQRMALSRFDIGFKLTHNQRELLNLKPADTEIEQERRIAGICGSAFIENSVKIDFESSGLHLTGWVGLPTFSRSQQDMQFFYVNGRLIKDKLVAHAVKQAYQDVLFHGRHPVFVLFLTLDPALVDVNAHPAKLEVRFREGRLVHDFLFSALHRSLADLRPGHQEQTPAPAQEFTPQPQAKAVESDRTKSHKPVYNIRSPQQDSLPLNVEETIQAYAALYSKPEPVQKPAQPQPAAQTKGTPPLGYAIAHLHNIYILSETPNGIILVDAHAAHERVTYERLKKQYHNGNVPSQPLLLPIKVKVSPAEADLAEQEHEFFMSLGFDLNRSGPETVILRSTPALLNNADMETLIRDVLADIIEHGVSTRVQEQINELLATMACHGAVRAHRRLTVDEMNALLREMEQTERVGQCNHGRPTWIELSTHELDKFFLRGQ; the protein is encoded by the coding sequence ATGCGTATTCATTCTCTTCCCACTCAACTCGTCAATCAGATTGCCGCCGGTGAAGTCGTTGAAAGGCCTTCATCTGTCGTCAAGGAACTGGTTGAAAACTGTTTTGATGCGGGCGCCCGGCAAATATCGATTGATATAGAGCAGGGCGGCGCCCGCCTGATAAAAATCAGGGATGACGGCTGCGGCATAGTGAAAGAAGACCTGCCGCTGGCGCTGTCACGGCACGCGACCAGCAAAATCGCCACGTTAGAAGACCTGGAACATGTCATCAGCATGGGGTTTCGCGGCGAGGCGCTGCCCAGCATCAGTTCCGTGGCCAGATTGACGCTGATTTCACGCACTGCCGGTGCCGATTGCGCCTGGCGCGTCAATGCCGACGGCTCGGAGCGGGATTTTGACCCGCAGCCCGACCCGCACCCTGAAGGCACGACGGTTGAAGTGCGTGACTTGTTCTATAACACGCCGGCCCGGCGCAAATTTTTAAAGGCCGAAAAAACCGAATTCGCGCACATCGAAACTCTGGTGCAAAGAATGGCGCTGAGCCGCTTCGATATCGGTTTCAAGCTCACGCACAACCAGCGGGAACTCCTGAACCTGAAACCGGCGGATACCGAAATCGAACAGGAACGCCGGATTGCCGGCATTTGCGGATCGGCTTTCATCGAGAATTCCGTCAAAATCGACTTCGAATCATCCGGCCTGCATTTAACCGGCTGGGTAGGCTTGCCGACCTTTTCGCGCAGTCAGCAGGACATGCAATTCTTCTACGTCAACGGCCGCCTGATCAAGGACAAGCTTGTCGCCCACGCTGTAAAACAGGCTTATCAGGATGTGCTGTTCCACGGGCGGCACCCGGTCTTTGTTCTGTTCCTGACACTGGACCCGGCGCTGGTCGACGTCAATGCGCATCCGGCAAAACTGGAAGTCAGATTCAGGGAAGGACGGCTGGTGCATGATTTCCTGTTCTCGGCGCTGCATCGCTCGCTGGCTGATTTAAGGCCGGGGCATCAGGAGCAGACTCCGGCGCCGGCACAAGAATTTACGCCCCAGCCGCAGGCGAAAGCTGTCGAAAGTGATAGAACGAAAAGCCATAAACCGGTTTACAACATAAGATCGCCTCAGCAGGACTCGCTGCCTCTGAATGTGGAGGAAACGATACAGGCGTATGCCGCGCTGTATTCAAAACCCGAACCCGTGCAAAAACCGGCGCAGCCGCAACCGGCAGCGCAGACAAAGGGTACGCCGCCGCTAGGTTATGCGATTGCGCATCTGCACAATATTTATATTCTGTCCGAGACGCCAAACGGCATCATCCTGGTTGACGCTCATGCCGCCCATGAGCGTGTGACCTACGAACGCTTAAAGAAGCAGTATCACAACGGCAATGTGCCCAGCCAGCCGCTGCTGCTGCCTATCAAGGTAAAAGTCAGTCCGGCTGAAGCGGATCTGGCCGAACAGGAGCACGAATTCTTCATGTCGCTGGGATTCGATCTGAACCGTTCAGGCCCCGAAACGGTCATCCTGCGCTCGACGCCGGCGTTACTGAACAATGCCGATATGGAGACACTGATACGCGATGTGCTGGCTGACATCATCGAGCACGGCGTGAGCACCCGAGTGCAGGAACAGATCAATGAACTCCTGGCCACGATGGCCTGCCACGGTGCCGTGCGCGCACATCGCCGCCTGACGGTCGATGAAATGAACGCCCTATTGCGCGAGATGGAACAGACCGAAAGAGTAGGCCAATGCAACCACGGCAGGCCGACCTGGATAGAGTTGTCGACCCATGAGCTCGACAAATTCTTCCTGCGCGGCCAATAA
- the miaA gene encoding tRNA (adenosine(37)-N6)-dimethylallyltransferase MiaA: protein MQKNTHPPAIFLMGPTASGKTALAVQLAQTLNGEIISVDSALVYRGMDIGTAKPTLEERGGIPHYLIDILDPAESFSTGQFRDKALTLMADITGRGKLPILVGGTMLYFNALNSGLAMLPEADEAVRAKLDQELEAFGKEALHARLAQVDPEAAARIHPNDPQRIQRALEVYEISGRPMTSFFEEGQAQDIPYRKIKLIIAPPDRKILHDIIAQRFRKMLEQGLVAEVEALFKRGDLTEKMPSIRAVGYRQVWSYLSGEYDYDTMAEKGIVATRQLAKRQFTWLRRETDAANFETGQPDLLEKVLAEVRQHL from the coding sequence ATGCAAAAAAACACGCATCCCCCGGCTATTTTTCTGATGGGCCCCACGGCCTCGGGGAAAACCGCTCTGGCCGTACAGCTGGCCCAGACGCTTAACGGCGAAATCATCAGCGTTGATTCGGCGCTCGTGTACAGGGGCATGGATATAGGCACCGCCAAGCCCACGCTGGAAGAAAGAGGCGGTATTCCGCACTATCTGATAGACATCCTGGACCCGGCGGAATCGTTCTCGACCGGCCAGTTCAGAGACAAGGCCCTGACATTGATGGCCGATATCACTGGGCGAGGCAAACTGCCGATACTGGTTGGCGGCACCATGCTGTATTTCAACGCTCTGAACAGCGGGTTGGCCATGCTGCCCGAAGCCGACGAAGCCGTTCGGGCAAAGCTCGATCAGGAACTGGAAGCGTTCGGCAAAGAAGCCCTGCACGCGCGGCTGGCTCAAGTCGACCCCGAGGCGGCGGCCAGGATTCACCCCAACGATCCGCAACGCATACAGCGCGCGCTGGAAGTCTACGAGATCAGCGGCAGGCCGATGACTTCTTTCTTCGAAGAAGGTCAGGCGCAAGACATACCCTACCGGAAAATCAAGCTGATCATCGCTCCGCCGGACAGAAAGATCCTGCACGACATCATCGCCCAGCGTTTCAGAAAAATGCTAGAGCAGGGCCTGGTTGCCGAAGTGGAAGCGCTGTTCAAGCGCGGCGATTTGACGGAAAAAATGCCTTCGATCCGTGCGGTCGGTTATCGCCAGGTCTGGTCCTATCTGTCGGGCGAATACGATTACGACACCATGGCCGAGAAAGGCATCGTCGCCACGCGGCAACTGGCCAAGCGCCAGTTCACCTGGCTGCGCAGGGAAACCGACGCGGCCAATTTTGAGACCGGGCAGCCGGATTTGCTGGAGAAAGTGCTCGCCGAAGTCAGACAGCATTTATAG